In the Populus trichocarpa isolate Nisqually-1 chromosome 1, P.trichocarpa_v4.1, whole genome shotgun sequence genome, atagaaaaaaaataacttaagttattattaattttaaaatttataggatTATTCCAGATTAGAAGCTCACCCGAAcattcatatttaattaaaaaaaattaacttaagttTTGGACCaccaaaaaaggaaagaaaacccaCTTGAACTCTCTCCACTACAATACCGAGAGCAGCCTCCTCCCCCCCGACATCACCCCCAGAGCTCCGACACCACGAGAGAGAGAGTAGGGAGTATAAGAGAAGTCCTTCACTTTTGTTGCTGTAGTGAGATCGGAGACATTCACCTCAGCAGAAGAGGTCGGATGGCGGGTATGATACTAGGAGACGGAGTCCTACTGTCCTATGGGTGGATTTGGAGTTGGTGATCTAAAGTAAATGACctagggttttatttattttgacttcGATTGGGTTTGTTTCTCAAAATCAAATCTACTGAATTGAATTGGTTCAATATGCCAAAGACAGAGACGGATACACCTAAAATGAAGCCGAGACCAATCGTGCGTCTAGGCATCTTCCTCATCTCTCACAGCCTCCTGGTTAGGTACTACTTGCTAGCTATACcctctttgtttttcctttctttcttatacaaatttaattaattaattttaatttatgatttctaATGTATCAGTGTTGTCTGTTGTACGGCTGGGGTTTTAGCTCTCTTGCTGCTTCCACTTCTCGCCAAGAGCACTTACATTTCTGAAAATGCTCTCATGCCAGGTCacttcacaattttttttttattatttaaattttctgTGACTGAAAATGTATGCTGCGATGATGCCAGGTTCTGCAAGCAGTATGATCTCTAATCGTGACATTTCAGAGGCAAATAGGTTGGCAAGTGATTTGAGTGGTTTGAATTTTGAACCTCAAGATGCTGCCGCCTTGTATGTGTTGTTtacttcttctctcttttcctttttttttttttttgttttttcaaatgtttattatatttagttttgTGCAATTAGttgttaaaaacataattttggcTGGTGGATGAGTCAATCCTAGATTAGTACAAAACTATATTTTGAGTTATTCATCAACACGAAACTGCtactgttctttttttttttttgtttaatgtctTCTGAAATGAAGTGGCTTGGTACAGGTCTGATGCATTTTTTCACATTGTTTTCTCTTCACACTGACCTTGCCAAGTATTGAATAAATAGAGGAAAACAACTTTGAAATTATTCTATCTTTATGTTATTTGTACTTAATAATTGTAGGGAAAGTCGAGGGATCCTTACGAAATACATGTCTGACTTGGGTGCTGAAGTTAGTTATCACAAGTTCCACCATAAGCCAAATCAGTTTCATCCGCTGCATTTCTTCTCCAGTCCTGATTCTACAAGTTCAGTAAAGAATTTTAGTTGTTCGGCACACGGTGTCAATACTGTTGGAATAATTAGAGCTCCTCGCGGTGATGGTAAGGAAGCTATTGTCTTGGTGACACCTTACAAGTTTGGAAAGAGTGGTGCGGCAGAAACTTTATCCTTGAGCATTGCATATACAGTATTTTCCTTGCTCTCTCGAGTTACATGGCTGGCCAAGGACATTATATGGTTCGTTGCTGACTCACAGTATGGAGAATATGCCCCCGTTGAAGCTTGGCTAAGAGATTATCACACGCCTGTATTTACTGGTTTGGGCACCCTAAATGCTGATACATGCGTCAAAATTGATGATCTCTATGTATTTGAACAGAAATCTATTGCGCAAAGAAAGATATCTGATGGTTTTAGACGTGCCGGGACTATGGCTGCTGCACTGATATTAAAGGTTGCAGATAGAAACGAACTGTTGGAGGACACTCTTAATATCTATGCTGAGGCGTCCAATGGGCAGATGCCAAACCTGGATCTCATCAATATTGTGAATTATTTAGCTGTACATAGGCAAGGATTGCGTGTAAAGGTTGAGAAAGTTTTGACTCTACTTGATTTGAGATGGCTTGAGATTTTGGGAGAAATGTTTGAGTTACTAGGAAAAGTCGCCAGAAGCTTAAATCCTGGATGGAAATTTGGTATTTCAGCTGCAGATTATATTGAAGGCAGTGCTACACTTGCAAGTTCATTGTATTACCAGGTGCTCTACTCTTTCACTTGACCATGTGAGATTTGGTTTATCTGTTTTGTGTGACAACAACAATTAGAACTAAGTACATGGGATTGCATTTTCTGACTTCCTCTGATCAGTGAGTAAATATTACTTCTTGACATAATCATTTGCTGCTATCAGGCTTTGGGCATTCCCACAGGTCCTCATGGTGCTTTCCGTGATTTCCAAGTTGATGCAATTACTTTGGAGATTTCACCTAAGGTTTTTCCTCATAACAAAGCCAGGCACAATGAGTTTCTTCTAAGAGGAGGCCGGTCAGTGCTTATCTTACATCTCTTTCATTGTCATCGTAACTTGCATTTATATCATAGAAGTACAATGTATCGAcatagtatttttaaatgagtGGTTCCCCTATAGCATGCTATTGTTTAAAAGAGAACTTTTTATTGGCAAGGTCGTGTTGACTTGAGTGGAAGCATTTTTAGTCTGAAGAACTTAatgatcagttttttttttttacatagttgatttcatttcaacacaTTTTAATCGGCTTTCTGTTAATAAATGTACACCCCTACATGTTTGTGTGTGTCTGTCTATATGCGTCATTAATTTGCTGAATCCCAGTGAAGGATCTCAATTCTTATCTAATTCAAGCAGCggcttttatatatttatttatttgatgtgcAATGATATTACTTGTCTATCTCTAAACCCATTAATCACAACTATGACCACCCTTTGTGGGGTTTGAACCTGCTTGCATTCACAATGCGAGAGCTGCACCACTGCACTAAACAGTAGGTGctctgatttgattttttttcccaatggATTGTTAGTGGTTCAAAATTCCCACTAACACAAAGATAATACTTTGTTAGAATGTATTTGATGTAATGGAGGTATAGAACGATGTTCCATTGTGTCACTCTTCGTTACATTTTATTGTGTCCTACCAAACTCAACATGAGATATTTAGAATGCTGAAGAGATGGTTTTTGCAAAAATTAAGTCTTGACTTTCATAGAATATTGTCTGCTTTAGATTTAGTTTTATCTGGACAATGCTTTTCcttgatctttttctttcttttcttgttgcatTTTGATTGTGTGGATCAGGACTCATTTAGTGATACAGAGGCCCTGCCATTGCCCGATTCAAAGCAAGTAAAttcatagtttttgttttgttttttggctgAAGATGCTCCTGTTTCTTGATGCAGGTTGGTTGAAGGAGTTATAAGATCAATAAATAATCTCCTCGAGAAGTTTCACCAGTCATTTTTCCTATACATGTTAACATCTCCCAGCAAGTTTGTGTCAGTCGGAGTGTACATGATTGCTTTTGCACTCCTTGTAGCACCACTTCCCCTGGTAGCAGCTTCACTTTATGCTGATGCTAATCAACTGGATCTTGGTGTCAAAAATACCAAATCTACTCCTACAGCCACTGCTTCTGACGAGCTTGACATCACTTTCAGATCATGGAAATGGCTGTATGCTGCAAAAGAAGTTTTTCTCATTCATGTATGGGGTGCAGCTGTTTCATTGCTTCCATATTTCATTTGTCAGATACCAAACTGCAGCCCAACGTCCAGCTCTGTTATCTGGGTTTTCCTTTCAATGCTTAGCCTCCTAATCTTGTACTTGATAGTGGGTTCTCCATCTACTCACGTCTCTATATCTCAACCTGAGGAGAAGGGCGAATGGGCTATTTTGAAATCAGCGACCATCTCAGCAGTCTTCATTGGTTTGCTTGTCATGTCAGTTGTTAATTTTGCAGCAGCAGAAATTGGTGCGTTACTTTTGGTCCCAATGTGTTTGATGGCTCAACCTTTGAAGCTTGACATGAAAGCTGGGAAGTTAAGGAGTTTCTTGAGGATTATTTGTAATgtggttttgggttttgttgcATTTCCGCCAGCTGCTTTTTTTGTGGTGAAGACTATATTCGAAGGTTTTGACAGCATTAATATGGGTGACTTCTGGAATTGGATGGAGTCCCTTTGGGCATGGAACAGTGCTACTTACATTTATATAGGTATGGTCCATCTGCCATGTTGGGTGTTGTGCTTACACATTTTACTTCATTCTTGTTGACACCTTTTGTCTGTTTTGACTCTCACTGCACCGTTGAACTAAATTTGCAGATCATTAGGttaatgaaatttttgttttgatagtcTTCTTACTCTAAACTGGTTAGTTATAATGATTCTGACTAAACCACGctcttccatttattttaacAACCATGAAAGACAGACTTGGCCTCTCAGGAACATCTGCACTAAGCATATTACAAAACCCCTTGGAGGTGAAGCCAACCAATCTGGTGGATAATCTAGGAACATTTGCAGCATTATTTGTCTACCTAACATTACATCTAGGAATATGCTGTAGGTCTTTTACATCAGCTATAACAGCTTCAATCTCTCAAGCCATGGATGTTTCTTGGCCAATCCTAGCTCTAAACACCACCTGGGAATCTCTTTCGATAGACAAGCCATAGCCTTTCCCTTTTGACGCCAATCGACCTCCTCTTCACGCCAAAGCTTCTGCTACCAGTGGGGAGGAGCTCTTCCATCTCTACACCTTTTCATCCCTAGAATCTCGACAAACCCGAACCCTAGGGAACCAAACCTCTTCTAAAAGAGGCATCGCAGTTAATTTTTAGAGAACCTTGGTGAGGTTTGAGAACCCGCATGTTGAGGAATTCCAGGTCTCGTGACTGCTGGCAACGTGCAACTCAGGAGCTCTGCTTAGACTCTGCCTTGGCATTCTGCACTGTGCCCATAGGATTTCAAAGACTGCTCCATTTCTAGCTTTCCAAATCATCCAAAACACACAGGCAACCTTACCAATCATACCCCCAAAAGTACTTCATCGAGCCTGCTCAGATTATTCCACCAGGAGAGCAAGCCCACATCACTGCCAAACCAAGCTGCCCTGGCTAGCATGTGGGCAGAAAAACGTGAGATACTCTATGGATTCTTCCTCCGCCCTACAAACAGGACACATCTTATACATTGGGACATATTCCTCTATCATAGACGCAGCTTTGTTGGAAGCAGTAGTTCTCCCCAAAAAGAGGAATTGAAAttgttcttcttttatttgGGGGGGAGGATTGGTTGACAACACGACGTGGCTGATTTATACAATTAGAGAGATATTCCAAGTAAGCATATGTACATTTCACGCGTTGACAAGGTCATGTTTCTACAAcatgaaatttttattgatgTGCATTTCGAtcctttaaatgttttaaaaagcttactttgatctttatattttatttttcttacaaaatggtccttagatttatttattttttcattgtattttacaATACGTATAATTTAATCcctgataattttttagaattaagtTCTTATATGCCAAATCATGAACTTTGCCAAAATTCTCAAAATAGATGTAtgatattatagaaaataaaaatttaattgaatcacAATAATATCAActgtaattataaaaataataatgacatTCATGATTGATTAAtccattcaaataaaaactataaagaatCTCGTGGATTGAGCTATTACTTTGAAATAGAATTcacacccacacacacacgTATATATTGTGAATTTCTTCCTTCTTGTTTTTATCTTGACTTTTAGATTACAGTCAAGGagtcttttttaaaagaaagaaaataaaagaaaaattctcaTAATAGATATCgatgttatatgaaaatatattttttattttttaaatgtgtatAGCTATTTAAATTCACTTAACTCTTTCATTCAATCAAcccatttaaattatttgactaaTTTTGATCAAGAATATGATTTGACATAtaaagacttaattgaaaaataaaactaagttagggattgaattatatttaatgtaaattatgatgacaaagcttttttcaattaaggactttttgtaagaaaaaataaaatatagggacaaaagtaaaatatttttaaaaaattaaggatcaaaatacatatcaataaaaattcatGTTGTGAGAATACGATACGTGTCAATTTTAAACAACATTAATGACATTAATTTATGGAAGGATTAtcgataataatttaattcaaacttGATAGATATTGACTTAAACCGAACaaaatgaatgatattttttttcatagttattTTACTTTATGAGTAATATATAAAGTATGAATATTGTCAAACATGACCTGAATCTAGTCcacgttatatatatatagacacatatgttactattttattttatactatataataaaaaataatcaataatagATATCTAGCCCCAATTATTAGGGTTGTATCAATTTACTCTcggtataattttttatatcaattttatatcctTTAAGAATTTCTTGATTATGCAAGTAAAACAACATGTTTTTTCATTGGAGGACGTGCTTCTTAAccaaagctttttttattttataacttattatttatttcaaacatTGGGTTTGTGCTAAGACTAAATCTGTACAgccccttgtttttttatatttttttaattattgtttttcaattttattttggataaaatataaattttttttctatttcttatgTGAACTTGgattttgttgttgaaatatatatatatatatatatatatatatatatatatatatatatatatatatatattctcatacAATGGTAATTTGCAtctctaaaaacaatattataaagtattttttgcatACTATGggaacaaaaattcaaaattgtttaCTGTAAATTCAAATCAACATTTTCTCTGTAcgtaattctttatttttttattaattcttttcaCATTTACAAGgcatttatcattaaatatataattctcatcatcttgttgatttattatatattttgtcaTTAAATTGATTACTTTAGTATACGTTTAAAGGGCACTAGTCGTGTCTGGTTTACAATGCCTCGACCTCCACATATTTCTGAGGCTGGAAGGATGGAATGTGACATATTTTACATTATTTGAGACAGACATAATGATTGGCCTCGATGTGATTTTATTGTATTGTGCTGTGCTTTGCTTTGCTTGGCTTGGCTTGCATGTTGTTGGTAGCCTGTAAAATCGATTGATAGCTAAAATGCTAGCAGCATGCTTCTGCTTGATCCGAATCTATCAACATGCTAATTATTGCATCAATCTCGATTTTTACGtagaaatcattttttcttttactccaaatttcaaattatgaCTGTTCTGGTGTCGTTTTACACTCCTCACATGCTTGTGTTTTGTTTACTTGGTAGAGAGTGTTTGTGAATATggtatagattattttttaaattgtttttatttaaaaatatattaaaaacctaagtagaaagaaaaaagctatAATTTCTGAATAGTAGCCCTATAAGCCTATTCTATGAGTATGGATCATAAAAAGGACTTAAAAGTAGGGGtgaacaaaaaaactgaaaaatcaagaaaattaaaaaacaaataactgaaaaaaccgaaccgtgaaaaaaaacctattaaaccgattaaaattttaaaaaaaccgaccggttcagttcggtttcgattttataagcctgaaatcgaaaaaaccgaacccaaaccggaaaaaaaccgagccaaactagaAAAACCCGAGTCAAACCGAGTCAAAACAGGTTGAACcgttttttatcctaaaaaaccgagccgaaccgaaaccggtcggtttgaaccggtttcggtttttttttttaatttcagtttggttacttttttttttataaaaaccgaaccgaaccgaaaatgatcacccctactttAAAGTAAGCATTCAAACCGGTAAGATTTGTATCAATTGAGCACTTAGATTATAAGTTATGACATGTTGAAGAAGCAATGTATGTTATCCCTTCCAAGCTATCTTAGACATTCTAAATTAGTCAATGAATTacttatcaagttttattttctttaagtatttttttggataattacaaaaagtatcttatagtttgtttttttttttcttcactttgtcTCTGTCATAACTCAATCTTTACTCCCTCTAGATTTtcccaaaattttcaaaaaaacatatcttcgaaatcatttcaaaaaaatcatcaaagaaaatatttttagagaaaaaatcatttttagaaataaaatcatcaaagaacaaggatttcaaaaataaaatacagtttCAGTTGCAATCGGACAAGAATTTAATTTGCATCTAGTCAAAAAGTCATGTAGGCATGCCatttagggtttaattgaagaaagtTGGAAGAAAGGGTTGAAATTGGTTATAATTGCACAAATTAAAAGACCAAGGATCCAAATGAAAAAGTTGGCAAAGTTTAGAAGTCCAATTCATTTATTTGGGAGCCTAATTATggagaaaaaatagaattaaggGCAAAATTGACTAGATTTTTGCAAGgtaatgatcaaaataaaagagatgaaaaGGTTTGGaattccaattaattcaattaggggtgtaattgaataaaaaaaactataatttagagttaatttgatcaaattgaaagaattggaagatcaattaccaaaataaaagaGCCCTGAAAATTTAGGGATCTAATTAATTCAATCAGaggttaaattaaagagaaaaaccgagttaatttaaccaaaattgaaagaccaatgatcaaaataaaagaagcgCTGGAATTTAgggattttattaattcaatttagggcttaattgaagaacaAATTGAGATTTGAGGTTAATTTGACCAAAATTACACAAATTGGAAATACAAGTACTAAAGTGTAAAAGATGCCAATATTAAAGGGTAGTTTTAAATGttatcaggggcttaattgaaagaaatgttAGAAAAGTAAACCAAAATTAGTTGAATATGATACAATTAAAAGAtggaggattaaattgaaaacaatatgtATTTTGTGGATGTGGCTATAGTGATTTAGCCACATtctttagtgttttgttaataaagaaatcaaaatgacacctaaacaacatcatttaattaaagattaaattgttatcttgaatttttatgcatgTTGTCATCCTTGTCTTCATAATCatgttaagataaaaatatttcaattcaaACTCCATGCGATTTGGCCAAACCtctaaaaaaattgcatttagTTAGTGTTCATACAAGGTTTTGTAATTAATATGTTGTGTCCATgttctcattttaaaaaaaataaaaattttcattacATTGCATGTTTTCATATTGgattcttataaattatttataaaacccATTAAGATTTGActtatattaaaattcttattggGTCGACATTCCAAATCTTTCAaaacatttcttttaaatagaaaaacatcatGTCCAAAATATTTTGCTATTCACTCTTGGTATCAAGGGTAAATAGACTCAACATAGGCCATTACTTTGGATATTAGAAGGAGTagtctattcttttgatttgaaataataaaataagttttagaaatctCAAAGTTCAATATTCATAAAACAATTGGGGGTCTTAACCTCTGTAATAAGTTTTCACATATGGATGTTGACAATTAGGAACAACAAGaatgataaattttaatgaGTTGTCTATTTGTTGTGCATGTATATGCACAAATCATAACACCAATGTGTACTAACATTGATGAGGAgcaataagataataaaaaatgaaatctaaaaagatGATTGTTAAATAGGACACCACATGACGAATGAACCCTAAAAAGATCATCGCTAAAATTAAGTCCAAAGCATCCATGCCATTAAATCCCACCACTAAGTAGATTAACTCCTAATGCTTACTACTTGGATATTTTTGGACTAAGGtataaaaatcatcatcaacaaaaattacCACTAAACCCTATtactatataataaataaaccaGAACATGTTGTTATCCATGGATCACTgttgtataaataaaatgtttaacAACAGCTCCTCAAAGGATCTGGGTTAATTTTAATAAGCCCATCATAAATGCATTTGTAATTTATTGGCATGACTTGACAACTAATTGGTCAGAGGTCATGATCAAGAGTCACTAACAATAGACATGTCAATTTATTAAGTATTATCTAAAGATAATAACTTAGAGTGGCAAAGATGAACCAAATCTTAGAACAATTAGGCTTAAATCAAGCACCCGAGATTTAACTCATTATAGTATAATCATTATCACCTATGCAGATAGACCACCAATATTAGGCATACCaaacaattagaaataaaagACAAGTGACAATGCAACTTGCCTCAAGTAAGATATTTTAGggtgataatatttttcttctagcATAATCAGTCTTTTACCTTAGAATTCTAaagaccaattagggtttctagtgacagTAATACCAGGTGACAACTCTTTTTAACATAAAAccttttcatgttaaaaaaaaaaaaacctttccctttttttcatgaaaaaaggCCTTTAGTGGTCGCGATGTCGAATGCAACAACCttcatacttttaaaaattacactttacatTCTAGGccaaaacaaaaatctcaaaaagaataaaatgactaaattacctttatatataatatataaaagaactaaTGGAAACGACAGATCACACActcttttttatcttgttttttctctaaaaaaataacataatctctctcctctttccttgctgataaaaaattaaaatcaaaattaaattttataataaagttGTGTACTCGTCTCTTATGAAATCCCCTCTCTTCATGCCTGAAACTCAGCAAAGTTGGAATCCCTCTCCTATGAAACTCAACAACACTTATAAGGTATTGtacaattgttttctttaatcgAGATTTCAAAAACTGGTTTTAGTGCATCTTGTTGATAAATAATAAGGTTATTTCATTAcaatatagcttttttttactcaatcaaataaaaatttctctaattatttattgttgaaaattgagtttcaatattgaaaaccctaaaaaaatccTATGTTGGTTGTTCAATcgataaaaatcaatttccatACATATTTTAACCATTGTTTAACCTGAATAggcatgtttaattgaaaatattgaaaaaaaaacacaatttgaaTATCAGGGTTGCTGTTCACATagccttaatttttaattctttactCTTAACATTGTTAATTGGTTGATTAAAGCCTTCCATTAACTTTCTTTAATCATTATATATCATAATTAGCTAATTAAACATGTTTAGATTTTGTGTAATTATTAGAGTATGCATTTGTGTTAGTGTGCATAAGAAAATTTGTTGTGATAATGGTCTTGATAGATTTCATATCGCTAGGTtagactttctttttcttttttttttctcttgaatcttattggtaattttttcttcttcttttttggtagAAATGAATTATCTTCTATAGAAACATAATTacttattactattattattattattattattattattattatagtacaTGGATGGaaagagtatagaagacattaGAAGGTATGTTGCTAGAGAAAGAATCAAAATCATCGACGACCTCGTAAAGGCTGCTAATAAAAAGTTTatgtgtttcttttattttcttttttgttactaCGAATCAATACAAGTAAATTAcagagttttaaaatttaacctcttgaattttttcataaatttgcTTTCGAgaaattttttcattatatttgttttaacaaGATTTAAGAAATAGAATTATGTGGTAATATAAATtgtttgaagataaaattacttgggtttggttttgttgttattaGTAAAGATTTCAATTaagataaaaactttttaatggGGAAGAGGTTGAAAGAATAGATTTTTGTAAGGTTTGACATTGGTggcaatattttgatttgctttttgcTATATTTGTTAGTTTTCTTTATGTGTCTGCATTTAGAATTGTTTTATGGATGTGCATGCTTATTCATTATCCTTGCTTCTTGGATTGAATAAGACAATGTGGAGGCGCTAGTTTCTTCATTTGATGGACAAGAATGGCTAACAGATGTGTGTTGGTTATAGTTGTATTCATCTCTATTTGTGAGTAGTAATTCTATTTGTGATCTAAGTGAACAACATGTAATAGGGGAATTCAAATATTACttagtaaattaatttgataatgtaATGTATCGAATTTGTTGATCAAACTGTTGTTTTTAAGCTTCATTTAAAGACACTTGATTTAATCTCGACTTTAACGCGTCTAATGGAGGGAATGCTTGACATGATGGAAACCTATAATCTAAATCCATTTGAATTATATGCTCTTGTATTTATGTATACTCAATTTGATtcagtttctttctttgatCTATTTTCATGATTTGATTAGTGGTATCCAGCAACAAAACTATGAGAATTTCAAACCTTACAAATTACAGCAAGAAATAGATGTGATTGTTCtacttcaatatttaaaaggagCATGGGTAGACCAATAAATAATAGATGAATGGAATAAGAAAAACGTTAACATGGTACTATAAAAAGAAGAACTTCCACACTTAGATGTAATATATGCAAGCAATATAACCACAATTTTAGGACATGCCAAAGAGATAGTGTTACACATATTTTGGGTAATGTGTGCatcaattttgtttgtttgtttgcttgaaTAAAAGAGAATGTGTTTGCTTGAATTTTGGGTGTATGCTTGCttgaataaaagaataatagaTGAATGGAACAAGAAAAATGTTAACCTggtactataaaaaaaagaacttccACACTTAGATGTAACATATGCAAGCAATATAACTACAATTTTAGGACATGCCAAAGAGATAGTGTTACACATATTTTGGGTAATGTGTGCATCAATTTTGGTTGTTTGTTTGCTTGAATAAAAGAGAATGTGTTTGCTTGAATTTTGGGTGTATGCTTGCttgaataaaagaataatagaTGAATGGAATAAGAAAAACGTTAACCTGATACTATACGAAAAAGAACTTCCACACTTAGATGTAACACATGCAAGCAATATAACCACAATTTTAGGACATGTCAAAGAGATAGTGTTACACATATTTTGGGTAATGTGTGCATCAATTTTGGGTGTGTGTTTGCTTGAATTTTGAGTGTGTGTttgcttgaataaaataaagtgtGTTTAATGGTAGTTAGGGTTTGTTTAATGGAAATTTGGATGAGAAGTTTGTCGGAAACTATGGGTTGATTGTGGCTGGAAATGGTGATTATAGAGGaagatttcttattaaaaaCATGTAATTGGTGACATTATTGTAATTATGAAGAACTTCGTcaacaacttgttttttaaaaatgcaaacAACGGTCAATTTgtggtatttttataattttgaggtACTAAAGACtctttagttattaaatttaatataattgaaatcctttatataatcaaatatttttttaattttttttacg is a window encoding:
- the LOC7487876 gene encoding uncharacterized protein LOC7487876 isoform X2, whose translation is MSDLGAEVSYHKFHHKPNQFHPLHFFSSPDSTSSVKNFSCSAHGVNTVGIIRAPRGDGKEAIVLVTPYKFGKSGAAETLSLSIAYTVFSLLSRVTWLAKDIIWFVADSQYGEYAPVEAWLRDYHTPVFTGLGTLNADTCVKIDDLYVFEQKSIAQRKISDGFRRAGTMAAALILKVADRNELLEDTLNIYAEASNGQMPNLDLINIVNYLAVHRQGLRVKVEKVLTLLDLRWLEILGEMFELLGKVARSLNPGWKFGISAADYIEGSATLASSLYYQALGIPTGPHGAFRDFQVDAITLEISPKVFPHNKARHNEFLLRGGRLVEGVIRSINNLLEKFHQSFFLYMLTSPSKFVSVGVYMIAFALLVAPLPLVAASLYADANQLDLGVKNTKSTPTATASDELDITFRSWKWLYAAKEVFLIHVWGAAVSLLPYFICQIPNCSPTSSSVIWVFLSMLSLLILYLIVGSPSTHVSISQPEEKGEWAILKSATISAVFIGLLVMSVVNFAAAEIGALLLVPMCLMAQPLKLDMKAGKLRSFLRIICNVVLGFVAFPPAAFFVVKTIFEGFDSINMGDFWNWMESLWAWNSATYIYIGMVHLPCWVLCLHILLHSC
- the LOC7487876 gene encoding uncharacterized protein LOC7487876 isoform X1 — its product is MPKTETDTPKMKPRPIVRLGIFLISHSLLVSVVCCTAGVLALLLLPLLAKSTYISENALMPGSASSMISNRDISEANRLASDLSGLNFEPQDAAALESRGILTKYMSDLGAEVSYHKFHHKPNQFHPLHFFSSPDSTSSVKNFSCSAHGVNTVGIIRAPRGDGKEAIVLVTPYKFGKSGAAETLSLSIAYTVFSLLSRVTWLAKDIIWFVADSQYGEYAPVEAWLRDYHTPVFTGLGTLNADTCVKIDDLYVFEQKSIAQRKISDGFRRAGTMAAALILKVADRNELLEDTLNIYAEASNGQMPNLDLINIVNYLAVHRQGLRVKVEKVLTLLDLRWLEILGEMFELLGKVARSLNPGWKFGISAADYIEGSATLASSLYYQALGIPTGPHGAFRDFQVDAITLEISPKVFPHNKARHNEFLLRGGRLVEGVIRSINNLLEKFHQSFFLYMLTSPSKFVSVGVYMIAFALLVAPLPLVAASLYADANQLDLGVKNTKSTPTATASDELDITFRSWKWLYAAKEVFLIHVWGAAVSLLPYFICQIPNCSPTSSSVIWVFLSMLSLLILYLIVGSPSTHVSISQPEEKGEWAILKSATISAVFIGLLVMSVVNFAAAEIGALLLVPMCLMAQPLKLDMKAGKLRSFLRIICNVVLGFVAFPPAAFFVVKTIFEGFDSINMGDFWNWMESLWAWNSATYIYIGMVHLPCWVLCLHILLHSC